Proteins encoded in a region of the Colius striatus isolate bColStr4 chromosome 18, bColStr4.1.hap1, whole genome shotgun sequence genome:
- the C1QTNF1 gene encoding complement C1q tumor necrosis factor-related protein 1, producing the protein MEGLWALGVLLLSCLLVPCPAGSQTTPSPDQRWQMDPEEAPSQHRARPVQEQEPGGAQEGLHSRPRCVRCCEPPSPHFSYPPYQPLPQINMTILKGEKGDRGERGMQGKFGKTGVAGSRGHAGPKGQKGSVGAPGERCKSHYAAFSVGRKKPLHSNDYYQTLIFDTEFVNLYDHFNMFTGKFYCYVPGIYYFSLNVHTWNQKETYLHLMRNGAEVVILYAQVSDRSIMQSQSVMLELREQDEVWVRLYKGERENAVFSDEYDTYVTFSGHLVKYSGDP; encoded by the exons ATGGAGGGGCTTTGGGCACTCGGtgtcctgctgctttcctgcctGCTGGTGCCCTGCCCTGCGGGCAGCCAGACCACTCCCAGCCCTGACCAGCGTTGGCAGATGGACCCCGAGGAGGCACCATCCCAGCACCGTGCCAG GCctgtgcaggagcaggagcccgGCGGTGCCCAGGAGGGGCTGCACTCGCGGCCCCGCTGCGTTCGCTGCTGTGAGCCGCCCAGCCCACACTTCTCCTACCCCCCCTACCAGCCCCTGCCTCAGATCAACATGACCATCCTGAAAG GTGAGAAGGGGGATCGTGGTGAGCGAGGCATGCAGGGCAAGTTTGGCAAGACAGGGGTGGCCGGCAGCAGGGGCCACGCAGGGCCCAAGGGGCAGAAGGGCAGCGTGGGGGCGCCGGGTGAGCGCTGCAAAAGCCACTACGCAGCCTTCTCGGTGGGCCGCAAGAAACCCCTGCACAGCAACGACTACTACCAGACCCTCATCTTTGACACCGAGTTTGTCAACCTCTACGACCACTTCAACATGTTCACGGGCAAGTTCTACTGCTACGTCCCCGGCATCTACTACTTCAGCCTCAACGTGCACACGTGGAACCAGAAGGAGACGTACCTGCACCTGATGCGCAACGGGGCGGAGGTGGTGATCCTGTACGCGCAGGTGAGCGACCGCAGCATCATGCAGAGCCAGAGCGTCATGCTGGAGCTGCGGGAGCAGGACGAGGTCTGGGTGCGGCTCTACAAGGGCGAGCGCGAGAACGCCGTCTTCAGCGACGAGTACGACACGTACGTCACCTTCAGCGGCCACCTCGTCAAGTACAGCGGCGACCCCTGA
- the CANT1 gene encoding soluble calcium-activated nucleotidase 1 isoform X2, whose translation MPVPPCHESMSPLRISVGGLPVLASMTKAADPRFRLRWRAIALSACVGLLLLLFFLQRSSPARHSPPSPRTWQLGLRAGQRYNDTYPLSPPQKNPEGVRYRIGLIADLDTRSRGPQENTWFSYLKKGYLVLSDSGDSVAVEWDKEESVLQSHLAEKGRGMELSELVVFNGKLYTVDDRTGVVYQIEGNKVVPWVILPDGDGTVGKGFKAEWLAVKDEHLYVGGLGKEWTTTTGEVVNENPEWVKVVGYKGDVGHENWVANYNALRAAAGIRPPGYLIHESASWSDTLQRWFFLPRRASHQRYDEAADERRGTNLLLSSTQDFGDVTVGRVGDVVPTHGFSSFKFIPDTDDQIIVALKSEEDNGKIASYIMAFTLDGRFLLPETRIGSVKYEGIEFI comes from the exons ATGCCCGTGCCGCCCTGCCATGAGTCTATGAGCCCGCTCCGGATCAGCGTGGGGGGCCTGCCCGTCCTCGCGTCCATGACCAAGGCTGCGGACCCCCGCTTCCGTCTGCGCTGGAGGGCCATTGCGCTGTCGGCCTgcgtggggctgctgctgctgctcttcttcCTTCAGCGCTCCTCCCCAGCACGGCACAGCCCGCCCAGTCCCCGCACCTGGCAGCTGGGCCTGCGGGCAGGGCAGCGCTACAATGACACCTACCCGCTGTCCCCCCCGCAGAAGAACCCCGAGGGCGTGCGCTACCGCATCGGCCTCATCGCAGACCTGGACACGCGCTCCCGCGGCCCCCAGGAGAACACCTGGTTCAGTTACCTGAAGAAGGGCTACCTGGTGCTGTCAGACAGCGGGGACAGCGTGGCGGTGGAGTGGGACAAAGAGGAGAGCGTGCTGCAGTCCCACCTGGCTGAGAAGGGCAGGGGCATGGAGCTCTCCGAGCTGGTCGTCTTCAACGGGAAGCTGTACACAGTGGACGACCGGACAGGAGTGGTTTACCAGATCGAGGGGAACAAGGTGGTGCCCTGGGTGATCCTCCCGGACGGGGACGGCACAGTGGGGAAAG GCTTCAAGGCAGAGTGGCTGGCAGTGAAGGACGAGCATCTCTACGTGGGGGGACTGGGCAAGGAGTGGACCACGACGACAGGGGAGGTGGTGAACGAGAACCCTGAGTGGGTGAAGGTCGTCGGCTACAAGGGTGACGTGGGCCACGAGAACTGGGTAGCCAACTACAATGCGCTGCGGGCTGCGGCAGGGATCCGGCCCCCAG GTTACCTGATCCACGAGTCGGCGTCCTGGAGCGACACCCTGCAGCGCTGGTTCTTCCTGCCGCGCCGCGCCAGCCACCAGCGCTACGACGAGGCGGCGGACGAGCGCCGGGGCACCAACCTGCTGCTCAGCTCCACGCAGGACTTCGGGGACGTGACGGTGGGGCGCGTGGGAGACGTCGTCCCCACCCACGGCTTCTCCTCTTTCAAGTTCATCCCGGACACGGACGACCAGATCATCGTGGCGCTGAAATCGGAGGAGGACAACGGCAAGATCGCCAGCTACATCATGGCCTTCACGCTGGACGGGCGCTTCCTCCTGCCCGAGACCAGGATCGGCAGCGTGAAATACGAGGGCATTGAGTTTATTTAA
- the CANT1 gene encoding soluble calcium-activated nucleotidase 1 isoform X1, translating into MQGEVLLAPRLMPVPPCHESMSPLRISVGGLPVLASMTKAADPRFRLRWRAIALSACVGLLLLLFFLQRSSPARHSPPSPRTWQLGLRAGQRYNDTYPLSPPQKNPEGVRYRIGLIADLDTRSRGPQENTWFSYLKKGYLVLSDSGDSVAVEWDKEESVLQSHLAEKGRGMELSELVVFNGKLYTVDDRTGVVYQIEGNKVVPWVILPDGDGTVGKGFKAEWLAVKDEHLYVGGLGKEWTTTTGEVVNENPEWVKVVGYKGDVGHENWVANYNALRAAAGIRPPGYLIHESASWSDTLQRWFFLPRRASHQRYDEAADERRGTNLLLSSTQDFGDVTVGRVGDVVPTHGFSSFKFIPDTDDQIIVALKSEEDNGKIASYIMAFTLDGRFLLPETRIGSVKYEGIEFI; encoded by the exons ATGCAGGGGGAG GTTCTCCTCGCCCCCAGGCTGATGCCCGTGCCGCCCTGCCATGAGTCTATGAGCCCGCTCCGGATCAGCGTGGGGGGCCTGCCCGTCCTCGCGTCCATGACCAAGGCTGCGGACCCCCGCTTCCGTCTGCGCTGGAGGGCCATTGCGCTGTCGGCCTgcgtggggctgctgctgctgctcttcttcCTTCAGCGCTCCTCCCCAGCACGGCACAGCCCGCCCAGTCCCCGCACCTGGCAGCTGGGCCTGCGGGCAGGGCAGCGCTACAATGACACCTACCCGCTGTCCCCCCCGCAGAAGAACCCCGAGGGCGTGCGCTACCGCATCGGCCTCATCGCAGACCTGGACACGCGCTCCCGCGGCCCCCAGGAGAACACCTGGTTCAGTTACCTGAAGAAGGGCTACCTGGTGCTGTCAGACAGCGGGGACAGCGTGGCGGTGGAGTGGGACAAAGAGGAGAGCGTGCTGCAGTCCCACCTGGCTGAGAAGGGCAGGGGCATGGAGCTCTCCGAGCTGGTCGTCTTCAACGGGAAGCTGTACACAGTGGACGACCGGACAGGAGTGGTTTACCAGATCGAGGGGAACAAGGTGGTGCCCTGGGTGATCCTCCCGGACGGGGACGGCACAGTGGGGAAAG GCTTCAAGGCAGAGTGGCTGGCAGTGAAGGACGAGCATCTCTACGTGGGGGGACTGGGCAAGGAGTGGACCACGACGACAGGGGAGGTGGTGAACGAGAACCCTGAGTGGGTGAAGGTCGTCGGCTACAAGGGTGACGTGGGCCACGAGAACTGGGTAGCCAACTACAATGCGCTGCGGGCTGCGGCAGGGATCCGGCCCCCAG GTTACCTGATCCACGAGTCGGCGTCCTGGAGCGACACCCTGCAGCGCTGGTTCTTCCTGCCGCGCCGCGCCAGCCACCAGCGCTACGACGAGGCGGCGGACGAGCGCCGGGGCACCAACCTGCTGCTCAGCTCCACGCAGGACTTCGGGGACGTGACGGTGGGGCGCGTGGGAGACGTCGTCCCCACCCACGGCTTCTCCTCTTTCAAGTTCATCCCGGACACGGACGACCAGATCATCGTGGCGCTGAAATCGGAGGAGGACAACGGCAAGATCGCCAGCTACATCATGGCCTTCACGCTGGACGGGCGCTTCCTCCTGCCCGAGACCAGGATCGGCAGCGTGAAATACGAGGGCATTGAGTTTATTTAA